Proteins from one Deinococcus misasensis DSM 22328 genomic window:
- a CDS encoding DUF2442 domain-containing protein → MLYRVQKVDYIPPYSLRLHYTDGVQLRVNLMSWLREGLVFAPLRNPERFQNYHLERSGQVLSWGEDLEVDVDTFRCDD, encoded by the coding sequence ATGTTGTACCGCGTTCAAAAGGTCGATTACATTCCGCCATACAGTCTCAGGTTGCATTACACCGATGGTGTGCAGCTCAGGGTCAACCTGATGTCCTGGCTGAGAGAAGGTCTGGTTTTTGCGCCGTTAAGAAACCCCGAGCGCTTTCAGAATTACCATCTGGAACGCTCGGGTCAAGTTTTGAGCTGGGGAGAGGATCTGGAGGTCGATGTGGACACCTTCAGGTGTGACGATTGA